From Novosphingobium decolorationis, one genomic window encodes:
- a CDS encoding type IV toxin-antitoxin system AbiEi family antitoxin domain-containing protein, giving the protein MLKARGIARLAELRAEGVTAATMSRMERDGEVLRLARGLYQLPDAPLDAHHSLAEAAKRVPKGVVCLVSALAFHQLTDQLPRQVWLAIGQKDWAPKGHGVPVRLVRFTDRLLTEAVEFHTIEGVPVKVFGVAKTVADCFRYRNKIGLSVAIEGLQEALRQRKTTPSEMARQAERGAIATVVRPYLEALTANG; this is encoded by the coding sequence GTGCTGAAAGCGCGTGGTATCGCGCGTCTGGCCGAACTGCGCGCGGAGGGAGTGACTGCGGCCACCATGAGCCGTATGGAGCGAGATGGTGAGGTCCTTCGGCTTGCGCGGGGGCTTTATCAGCTCCCTGATGCGCCGCTCGACGCTCACCATAGTCTCGCCGAGGCAGCGAAACGGGTCCCCAAAGGGGTGGTCTGCCTGGTCTCGGCCCTCGCGTTCCATCAGCTTACCGATCAACTCCCAAGGCAGGTGTGGCTCGCCATCGGCCAAAAGGATTGGGCTCCCAAGGGGCATGGCGTGCCTGTTCGGCTCGTAAGATTTACGGACCGCCTCCTTACGGAAGCCGTGGAGTTCCACACCATCGAGGGGGTGCCCGTAAAGGTTTTCGGGGTCGCCAAGACGGTCGCCGACTGCTTTCGGTATCGCAACAAGATCGGTCTTTCGGTGGCGATTGAGGGCCTCCAGGAAGCGCTTCGTCAACGCAAGACAACCCCCAGTGAAATGGCCAGGCAGGCGGAGCGAGGAGCAATCGCCACAGTCGTTCGACCTTATCTCGAGGCGCTGACCGCCAATGGCTAA